One genomic segment of Pongo pygmaeus isolate AG05252 chromosome 19, NHGRI_mPonPyg2-v2.0_pri, whole genome shotgun sequence includes these proteins:
- the PPM1E gene encoding protein phosphatase 1E isoform X2 — protein MALGSSLRSKISLRPRPWQIRFLSNCPSFLAAALARATSDEVLQSDLSAHYIPKETDGTEGTVEIETVKLARSVFSKLHEICCSWVKDFPLRRRPQLYYETSIHAIKNMRRKMEDKHVCIPDFNMLFNLEDQEEQAYFAVFDGHGGVDAAIYASIHLHVNLVRQEMFPHDPAEALCRAFRVTDERFVQKAARESLRCGTTGVVTFIRGNMLHVAWVGDSQVMLVRKGQAVELMKPHKPDREDEKQRIEALGGCVVWFGAWRVNGSLSVSRAIGDAEHKPYICGDADSASTILDGTEDYLILACDGFYDTVNPDEAVKVVSDHLKENNGDSSMVAHKLVASARDAGSSDNITVIVVFLRDMNKAVNVSEESDWTENSFQGGQEDGGDDKENHGECKRPWPQHQCSAPADLGYDGRVDSFTDRTSLSPGSQINVLEDPGYLDLTQIEASKPHSAQFLLPVEMFGPGAPKKANLINELMMEKKSVQSSLPEWSGAGEFPTAFNLGSTGEQIYIMESLSPVCSGLENEQFKSPGNRVSRLSHLRHHYSKKWHRFRFNPKFYSFLSAQEPSHKTGTSLSSLTGSGKRNRIRSSLPWRQNSWKGYSENMRKLRKTHDIPCPDLPWSYKIE, from the exons AGATTGAGACAGTGAAATTGGCCCGTTCTGTCTTCAGCAAACTGCACGAGATTTGCTGCAGCTGGGTGAAAGACTTCCCCCTCCGCAGGAGACCCCAGCTTTATTATGAGACATCAATCCATGCCATCAAAAACATGCGCAGGAAAATGGAGGACAAACATGTCTGCATTCCTGACTTTAATATGCTCTTCAACCTAGAG GACCAGGAAGAACAAGCTTACTTTGCAGTGTTTGATGGCCATGGGGGAGTAGATGCTGCTATTTATGCCTCCATTCACCTCCACGTTAACTTAGTCCGCCAGGAGATGTTCCCCCATGATCCTGCTGAGGCCCTGTGCAGGGCCTTCCGGGTCACTGATGAGCGGTTTGTGCAGAAAGCAGCCAGGGAG AGCTTAAGATGTGGGACCACAGGAGTGGTGACTTTCATCAGAGGCAACATGCTACATGTGGCCTGGGTGGGTGATTCCCAGGTTATGCTTGTGAGAAAGGGCCAAGCTGTTGAACTAATGAAGCCACACAAACCAGACAGAGAG GATGAAAAGCAGAGAATTGAGGCCCTTGGAGGTTGCGTAGTCTGGTTTGGTGCCTGGAGGGTGAATGGAAGTCTGTCGGTCTCCAGAGCTATTG GAGATGCTGAACATAAGCCATATATCTGTGGGGATGCAGATTCTGCCTCCACTATTCTGGATGGGACCGAAGACTACCTCATTCTGGCCTGTGATGGCTTCTATGACACCGTGAACCCTGATGAGGCAGTGAAAGTTGTGTCCGACCACCTGAAAGAGAATAACGGAGACAGCAGCATGGTTGCCCACAAATTAGTGGCATCAGCTCGTGATGCTGGGTCAAGTGATAACATCACGGTTATTGTGGTATTCCTGAGGGACATGAACAAAGCTGTAAATGTTAGTGAGGAATCAGATTGGACAGAGAACTCTTTTCAAGGAGGGCAAGAAGATGGTGGGGATGATAAGGAGAATCATGGAGAGTGCAAACGCCCTTGGCCTCAGCACCAGTGCTCAGCACCAGCCGACCTAGGCTATGATGGGCGTGTGGATTCATTCACTGATAGAACTAGCCTGAGCCCAGGGTCCCAAATCAACGTGCTGGAAGACCCAGGCTACCTAGATCTCACACAAATAGAAGCAAGCAAACCTCACAGTGCCCAGTTTTTGCTACCAGTTGAGATGTTTGGTCCAGGTGCACCAAAGAAAGCAAATCTTATTAATGAGTTAATGATGGAGAAAAAATCAGTTCAGTCATCATTGCCTGAATGGAGTGGTGCTGGAGAGTTTCCCACTGCTTTCAATTTGGGTTCAACAGGGGAGCAGATATACATAATGGAGAGCTTGTCTCCTGTCTGTTCAGGGTTGGAAAATGAACAGTTCAAATCCCCGGGAAACAGAGTTTCTAGATTGTCTCATTTGCGCCACCACTACTCAAAGAAGTGGCACAGATTCAGGTTTAATCCAaagttttattcatttctctctGCTCAAGAGCCTTCCCACAAAACAGGCACTAGCCTGTCCTCACTTACTGGAAGTGGGAAGAGAAATAGGATAAGAAGTTCTCTGCCATGGAGGCAAAATAGTTGGAAAGGGTACAGTGAAAACATGAGGAAGCTCAGAAAGACTCATGATATTCCATGCCCAGATCTTCCTTGGagctataaaatagaataa